The DNA sequence tgctagaggttattgttgcactttaaaaattatttttaaattgatacatgtcccccagggcagtacccgggcccccataccccttttatggccaattacttgcatatgagcctttaaaatggggtcttttgatttttcatgatcggcttccatagacttcaatagggttcaccATTTGGGTTAGAACTTTCCCCTGTTCAGGAGCTCtggtttggcccatctctaatgaTTTCTCTCTACTTATCTATATAGGTTTGATTCCAAGCTAGTATTTTTGAAGGATTCCTATTTCTTTCATCACGCACCGCCAGTGTACAATATTTTAGGATTCTTACATCTCCTTGGTGTTTTTATATAGAGTACTTTGTACACTATATACAATGTCTGGTTGGCTACCCTTACAATGCTATAATATTAAGAAATACATATATTAAACAGAGCTTACCAGCCCTCACCTTACCTGGCTTCCACACTGACTGGGGAGACCACCATATGTGGCGTTCCCTTCCTGGATGGGTCTGTGTGAATTTTCAGGTGAGTGTTGCCCTTCCTTCTCCTGTTTTCATTGGCCATATGAGTATCTTGTGTGGgcatgtgtatgtgtattttaTCATACGTGTATACATGGGTACATACTGTATGTCTATACATGTTTTCTTGGTGTGCTATTATTTATGTCTTGTGCTCTGCAGATTATATCCTtctaaaactcctgaggaagcggttacCCCGCGAAACATGTCGGCACGAGGGCTGGACTAACATCTATTATAGGTTCCTTACATTTGTGGGGGACTATATGAAGACATCCAGTCTTTGAATgggtttaatttagttttttttcatttaatttaattattacaTTTTGTCGCTGGTGTGTGATGTATTTATTAATGAATTTATATAACTTTTGCAATAAACATTATGATTTTACACTGTATTTAGTGTTGTAAGTTCAATGGTACCATGAAAGTCCTTAGTGCCTCAAACATTTCTATTTCTAACCTTCAACTTATAccagaagtgacccccagactctgGTGAGTAGAATAATACAGTAGCTGATCAAAAGTGAgtgcccccccaaccccccgcAGCTAGCACCATTCCTATTTTCTATTGGCTGCAGTTAGTGTCCTCCCCCCTCTGCAGATCTCTGACATCTCTTCTGATCCTCCATGGGCTTTCATCACCCCGTTTCCTCTGATCTCCCCATATCCACTTATCCCCCTCCACCATGTGCTTCAAGGGACatgtatatgtgcagctgcagggcgaGGAATGTCTCCTCAGCTTATGATTGGCTGTCTGTGGTGCACCAACATACATGAGAATCCTTCACACTAGCAGTTGGGGGGTGGTATAACCCCCTGGTTGAGCCCAaaactgctccccctttagctgcagattCAGCagtcaggggtgtacacatgttgtggccatgaagcaaagcaGGTACCCCTTTATTGCATTCGGCAGATGCCACCACccaccaaacatgacccattcataGATTTCATAGGATCTGGTTTCCATCACATGATTCCGATTGCAGCTTCCAGGTCAGTCATGCCCAGAGGAACCCTTCCCTCCGGACTCTACAGTAGATAGGACCACTCTGCAACCACCCCATATCCATgtgtaatgcacacagttgcagggtggtggcGTTGCTTTATGGGGTTAAAAGGGGTGGTGAGGAGGTGAGAtattgtcaaacacctctgaaaagtgatctgagtatGGACCACTTTTCGAAGGAGTGTCAGTCCCTGcccctagtgtgaatgagccctaaagctggccatacatggatggaaattcagccggttcagcgggGATCGGCTCAATGTCAATCAGTGTGCGGCCGTTCCTGCTCAGCAGAAGTCAATCGTTAGAACGATTTCTATAAAAGGGGCGTGTTGTAGAATTTTTCTCAATCCCAACTGGCTGCCGCCATTGGCCAGTGTAAGTCGCCTATTTACAGTTCTGTGTTCCTTCAATTCTCACtggtttacaaaaaaaacacaatttaaaatttacaaatatttattatttattagctCAATACAGGTTCATGTTCTAGAATtagaaggaattttgtaagttatgttgtatttgtatcCGATAATAATGATTTTCCTGTATTTTCAGCAAAAATATTAttatgataaacatttgcgcaattatcatGTGACTTAAATCTAAAAATCAAATAAATCAAAAACTTAAAAATCAGTATAAGTGATACAATATTAAATCATTagttataaaagtgatcccatagaattctattggtgatccattctatggggacacattatattaggatccattataaaagtggTATAATATATGATAATATAGATACACTTATCAATCATACATGATGACAGCGATATATGATGAAAAAGAACGACACAATCTTCAAACTTATTATATTCTTATTTCTACTACATATTGTAATcttataagatagatagatagatatatagatgggCAACACTCCTCTTTACTGACAAATAGGAACATGTCATTCACTGTTACTCCAGTAACTGGAGAGATCTCCTACCCAATCACAGGGAGTGACAGAGGGAGCAATCTCACATTTATCAAAAACCTGCAGGGCACTGACTGAAGTCCCACCCACTGCTTTATCCTATTGGCTGAATATTCTACCAATCCCACCACCCATCCCTGTGACATCACCAGTCTCTGGGCGGAGTTCTCACTATTACTATTATTCCCTATTCCCCCCACAGATCTTTATACAACTTCTCTGAACATATAGCagagcatggaggggctcagtgaaggtggtggtgaaggtgtggagatgtcggatcgggtcacacagatcataaaaggagatccgtccgacctcataatccagatctatcctgactctgttactggagatattgAAGAGTAAGGGGATCACTTTACCATCATGTCTCACCCAATACTGATCACCATTCCTGTACAAACCCCAGGACTTGTTATTATTTCCAATCAGTGACTGCTTTCCTcccctctctatactggggtaacacatcccgactatccatatatctgatcccccgacatccacttcccagtaatgtctccctgaggagaaactccgactgctcaacacctgagaataatactgaaatctctctggtgtttctggacgattctgttttctatctgaccaggatacagttttcctgtcatctgatatatggagaTTATTAccagctgtgtttacatccagtaatatgtctgcagctccctgtatatagaagtatacatttacccctcttattatatcagataatgtgtgtgatatcccatccacatccagaccccctccatcatggaggagcttctcatgtctctctctgtcctcattatctccatcctcagtatcacacaagtcacctgtgtctgattcctgtaagacagtcagtggatccgtcatgttacacagctcctcaatgtgacgtatcttcctggacagatcctccttctttatttccagctcccagatggagatggagatccgctctgccctcccagagatttccctcaggactctcttctccaggtcttccagacgtctcctgagatctctaaacagggcagtgactctctcggtgtcaccagttgctttttcttctactttcctcctgtgttcctgcagactctggactctttcctccatctcctctctctttatcagaaggttctgcagaacattcctcagtgtctccatcttcttctcagaagcctcatccagcatctccacctggtgtcctcgatgttctccagccaaactacaggacacacagatacaggtattatcctcagtgcagtaatactccaggatcttcttatggacggagcatttcctgctctccatggacaaggtggggtcacataagatgtgttctggggactttttgtggactctcaggtgtttatcacacagggaaacctcacagtgcagacaggatctaacagcaggtacaggagagtccacacagtaagtacagaagaccccggactcctcccgatctggctgagcagacaggaaattctccactatgttacgtagtgttatgttcctgtgcagtgcaggccgatattgaaacttctctctacattcaggacaggaatatcctccagacccctcctgtgtattcagcacacgatcaatacagacccggcagaagttgtgtccacatctcaggtttacaggatctgtataaatgttcagacagacggaacattccagctcagctctcaggttagcagacgccatcgctgacagtagaagagagaaatgaaagtgaaagtCTCTGACACCGGAGAAGAATGCAGTTGGGAGGGTCACATCCTCCTACACAGGGTGAGGCTGATCCAGATCTGTATTATTAAccactttttgagatgtgttgtttacaagttaaatacagtttttttttgctagaaaatttaagCAAaagaaattcccctagtggacttttaaggcacatatgaAAAGAACATATAGAAAAAAGTATAATATATAGACAAATTTATTCATTGCAAAAACATCAATTACATTATAACAGATGATGGAAGGAATGCGATTCATGTATTTGTACATATATAGGTATTGATACCAATGTGCTtgcaaccgacgcgtttcggagttgttttagcctccttcttcaggggtggttgtaagttTTAGCAAGGGTTTCTAAATTAGAAATAGTGTATTTAACAGAAAAATAGTGAGTATATGTACATGTCACACCATACAGACATAGGTACAAATTgtatttttgtttcatttacacttacattggcattATGTAGACTAGTCTACTAGCGAAGCTAGTCTatagttgcaatactttctgtcacaccttatttgcgcagtggtcttacaaccGCACTTTTTcagaaaaagtacacttttttgaattaagaaataagacaacagtaatggTAGCccaaattttttatattgtgaaagataatgttacaccgagtaaattgatacccaacatgtcatgcttcaaaattgcgcccgctcgtggaatggtgacaaacatttacccttaaaaatctccatgctagaattattgctctcactctaccgatcgcggcgatacctcacatgtgtggtttgaccttcgttttcatatgcaggcgctgctcacgtatgcgttcgcttctgcatgcaagctcggcgggacggggcgcgtttaaaaaaatgtttttcttatttattttacctttttatttttctatttttacactgttctttttttaaaaaaaattgtgtcacttttattcctattacaaggaatgtaaacatcccctgtaatagaaaaaagcatgacaggtcctcttaaatatgagatctggaatttaaaaagacctcagatctcatatttacacttaaatgcaataaaaaaaattgtaatttaaaaaaataaatagccctttaagagctatgggcggaagtgacgttttgatgtcacttctgccctgcattgttacggagacgggtgggggccatcttcccctcactcgtctccatgcccagcaagggtaaaGATCCGCCTCCGCCGCTggcaacggctccggtaagcggcagagggcaccggagcgcgacgggagggggccctctcccgccaccgataaaagtgatcttgcggtgattctgccgcagagaccactcttatcggaaaccagaccgccggctgaagaagaggatattggggttatggcagctagctgctgccataacaatgatatcccccttcaaagtaaggatgtatatcatcatgcggcggtccggaagtggttaaagtactgaaAAGGAAGTTTTTTTTCCACAGTAGTAAAGATAATCAAACCTCCCAACTTTgagagaaagagggaaagatgGGTGTAAAGAAGAacacactaaggcctcatgtacactgctgctggtagacgaacgtttaggagcagttggcagTTTTTTTcaacagcccctgaactctcctctatgttatcttatctgtccatgtacacagggtcgtttatagtcctttctaggaagttgagtttagaggcattttttggaacgcaaaaaaaagtgttcagaagctgagtttacaggcatttcaagcgccaaacacttctaaacacggtaactcgcgtttagccacgtttagtttacaggagttttttatttttggctattttttttaagCTCTTCTGAATGCAAACGCGGCAAAGTGCCGCTAtacacggcatgtaaacgtggcaaaacgaacgttttaaatgtgggttactatctgttaagttaaatcattaaaggagaggttgtaaaaacgtcccgtgtacatgaagcctaaggccccttGTACACTAGACGTTTAGTCCAAGTGTGTCCAATTCTGGGATATTAGTGTTCCCAGGAGCCACAGGTGCAGCATCTAGACCTGCTTCCTGCAGCCTGTCGCAGTCTTTGAAAGGCAGCTGGATGGGGCTGAACACTCtactgccttatgccccgtacacacggtcggactttgttcggacattccgacaacaaaatcctaggattttttccgacggatgttggctcaaacttgttttgcctacacacggtcgcacaaagttgtcggaatttccgatcgccaacaacgcggtgacgtacaccacgtacgacgagactagaaaagggcggttcagaaccaagcgcggcaccctttgggctccttttgctaatctcgtgttagtaaaagtttggtgagagacgattcgcgctttttcagacttgtggctttcagatcgttttctgacgttcagtttgtgcttgtgggtttgtatctgctcttcagtgcgtgcagtcagttcgtatcagagttttctgtgtgatcttgcctgctcgttgctgtttttcaggtcgctcttcataggccttgctgttcttcagtgcgttctgttacttcgttctgagcagccgaccgttttctagccatgttgcgtatgcgtactcctcgtagagttcgtgctgtgcgggggcttggtgttggggtcctgaccttgacacaagtccagtccatgaacagggtgaggaggagttcatggaccaagaattggttgcttcagcgtgaccagttctctcatatgcctttgctccgtgagaataatcctgttgatttcaggaactttctcaggatgacggaccccgtgtttcaccgtttgttggctttgctgaccccctatatcagcaggcaggatacctgcatgaggcaagccatcactccggagcagaggttggtcgctaccttgcggtatttggccacagggagaagcctgcaggacttgaagttctcgacaggcatctccccccaggctcttctttgtggacatttactgcttgtgtttgttttagctgaccctgacagaaatgtgtgtagtccagaaaatgtcgtgattgtgtaaccttatacaaagcactgttggctgttatttactaaatgcaaagacacttttcactacaagtgcacttgcaactgcacttgtagtgcaaagtggatttccccttaggaaataacccccattttctcataaaacaacaattacatcaccccaaaagtgttgtagcgttgagacaataatccacacattcttgatgaacaatctttttattacctgcacaatcacatgtgcatttaccaaaggtttttctgacaaaccaacatgtttgttgtataacaatttttgtggtgtcattatccaaaatcaaaatgtccattttatagaaaacaggcctgtgtaaaacccacaagaaagacacaaatcttgatcttacaaagttcacatttggtagaactggaaggcaatatcagacatgagtatttaggaactgtgtttgatattgcgttcagatggggggaaatcacccctggcaaagccaaatttggaagatgcacacaaatttcacaatgtcaacatgtgctatctgccatcaggggggatgaagggacgtgttttgggggagaaagcctttcctcaccgctactttattattgaggaaggggttgcacccccaaaacgcgtccattgatctcccgtgatgacagatagcacatgttggcacactgtgtgcatcctccaaatttggctttgggaaaaatcacaaaaacatttcgcacattgtagcagacaaaagaagaaagtgatttggaggggctttaaactcgccccaaaacatcaatgatgtttttatattttggaataacatcattgatgttttgcttgatgttttccaattgtaaattacaccccatgatctccccgatcaggatctgggcactttcggatgtgaaaggatcttcatccacaacctcacgatcacctaaaaagagaggaacccaaaataaattaggtctaaaaaatatgccgccatccatctcttatctgagcctgtggtcgcagacactcacctgttgtggtaactagttccaccacgtcttcttcctcctgctcatcttgtgttggggggatttcaccttcttccagagggggggggctctggtctcctcacatgaggggtgtcctccaagtcttttctcccctatgtaaaacaaaaatggtataattagcacacagatatttgatggcagaactatataaagatgaaacattgcttggaagtggggtacaattgtctattttagcagagttccaagatgtagcttttttagtgttctttgtcaagcttcaatactttacctgttttgtacaagcttcacagatgtagccccccctatagtatacactggagcacctgtgtggcccccctaataaaaatggtgttcttgtgtcccacactatagtgctccagtgttcagatgtgaaaacagctgctcagtgtcctctccttacacacaatctagtttgcatttcattctagtaacaaagccatctacacaacccaattctttgaagacaagtatagggcctcaaaatggtggccaaatgcatatggcctaaacaatggtattttctagtccgcaaaaaaaatgtgtgatccgaacgaataatgtgcccatgaacatgaaagttgccattttaaactgtacaacagttcctaaaagcacatggagaagcacgaacgtaataaacacaaaaaaaataggaacacagcacaactacttacttttttgcagcactctccggatctttctgtactgctcgtgttcttgtaatttcaggtccgaccaccgcttcctgagctgatctttcgatcgtcgtaccccgaatttccggtgcagactcctgaccactttcgccatgatcttggcctttcggacattggggttggggtaaggcccatactttccatcatagtcggccctcttcaggatgtccaccatttccaacatctccccaaaggacatatttgagtcctttaatctccttctggatcgggacgtttcaggctccggactttcctcctcctcctcctcgttgctccaattctcaggatcctgctgtctctccgccatgtgctcttcctccactgcgccgaacgaaaaggggcggggaatagaatagaaagaacgtcaggggcgggcggagttatacgcatgcgcagtgtgtataaatcgtaacacgcgcgcgtcttacgtacgatctgtgagcggaggaaggagcatcggagacgccgatcgtgctaacgaaggtaggatctaaacttggccctatactgcttcgaaattgaagcctatattgtaacaagattaggggagtttggcctgacattaggctttgtcttgtgttgtgtcttgcatagaaaatggatgggttcaacgaccacaatttcctgcccctgttcatagacaagtacagagagctgccctgtctgtggcaggtgagacacccccactataaccacaaacagaagaggcaggcagcgctggagaaactgctggagtcggtgaagccggtggtccccacagcaaccatcccttatttaaaagctaaaattggtggcctgaggagcacttatcttagggagcgcaagaaggtcacagattcccagaggtccggagctgcagcagatgacgtttatgtccccaggctgtggtactatgagagactgcgatttctgtcagaccacactgaagtcagggaatccctctccacacttccttccactcttccttccaccccagctgaggcttccgatgtccatcctgggccttccagccaggaagaagtggaggagcccagcttgagtcaggtatagcattcttctacagatttctggtcaataaataaataaaagtgttttacatatcaatagacagtagtgggcacccaaaattgggagaagaatgaaaactgctgggctcagaaggatagtctgttatatttgttaacattcaatttgcagcagtcaggaggtgaaaattgtgtgtgattgatgaataaaaaactaaaactatgtccctttttcatacacaggaagacctcagccaggaggaggctgtggaacgtggcagtcaggaggaggcggggattagtggcagccaggaggaggcggggattagtggcagccaggaggaggcggggctaagtggcagccaagagaagcctgggaccagtcgcagcctgactgagtctcaggttcctcccctccgcctgccatacaaaagggccaggaaggccactccgagtcccgtgcaggattcagcatacaggctgatccaggaggcttcggcatccctccgagccttccccagtcctgaagaggcctttgcctgcatggctgccacaaaattgcagggcatgcaggagggccaacgcaagatttctgaggacctgatttataaagtcctacgtaagggggagagtggggaactgacacacaagacagatgtcatggagagggacgatcctcctcctcctcctcctcctgctgccacaactccaccaccacagccaaaggctggaaggaggcgtggaaagaagaccaaagagtgattgccctgggttcagtctggtctgacagaagatgcagtctctcgtatgaccacagcctggggacacagatgtcatctgctgctttccggatctctgggacttctggaccacactgccctcccttagataaggactcctcaggccaccaattttgcttttaaataattgatgtctgccctgggggtccaaggcttcacccacttctgcagtttctccagcgttgcctccctctttgtttagttgtgagcccttaataaaatatttttcgggaaattctactctcctgtgtgtgttttcatccaaaaaggacagtttgttggtgacgattcaggtacatttctaaagtacaatgtgaaattaacaagggacaacaacaccaaacaatctcctacagattaaatagaacaacatattagtggtgttgtgggaacttgtcaccaaaaacacacaaacattttcgggaatacaaatccaaatcaccaaaaaaaaacaaataaaaagagaaacacaaaaaaagattctacattaaagtaaaaaaacctaaaaaaaaaatatgttgtcagatgtgagaaatcaaaatatattgagggaatcccgataaatagtaacgaaaaaagtttgtgagaagtgtgtgtaaatatgagcatcaaaacgacttaattcttgtcacattataaagaagaagagagtgcgctgtattaaaccattttgaacattgcagtgtgacgaaagtgctttatccattacgaacgctaagtttaccagaacgagctgtcccgtgtctgaatttcttctgagcatgcgtggcactttgtgcgtcggaacaggccacacacggtcggaattgacgcgatcggattttgtggtcggaaaatgttatctcctgctgtccaactttgtgtgtcggcaaatccgatggaaaatgtccgatggagcccacacacgatcggaatttccgacaacacgctccgatcggacattgtccatcggaaaatccgaccgtgtgtacggggcattagggagaAAGGAGGCCCAGGGACTAAAGACCACCATTTCTTTGTGAAGAACAAGGAAGGGTTCCTTACTGGATAAGATTGCTAATTCTGAAATCTGTCTCATTGACATGATACACTGATAAAACTCACCTTACAAGTGAGGTCAACCAAGGGAATATCCTGAATGAGCTCAAGGGGAGGCTTCTGTAGAGCCAACATGACCAAATTGAGATCCCGTTGTGACACAGGTGAATGAAAGTGGAAGCAATGTGAGCCACCACTTAAACAAAgtccgcttcccgaccgcctcacgcagatatgctGCGGTAGAAGGGCACGTACGGGCagataacgtacctgtacgttgccctttaggaggcgtgcgccgggagctccgtgactgtgatcgcgggtcccgtggacccaatgtctgcggggatacccacgatcgtctcacggtgaggaagaacggggagatgctaatgtaaagcatctccccgttctgcctagtgacactgacactgatcaccgctccctgtaattggaAGCAGCGATCAGTGATGtgtaacacacagcccctcccccacagttagaatcactccccaggaaacacttaacccctacagcgccacctacagtgtaaccccttcactgccagtgacatttttacagtaatcaatgcaattttttagcactgatcgctgtattaatgccaatggtcccaaaaatgtgtcaaaat is a window from the Aquarana catesbeiana isolate 2022-GZ linkage group LG03, ASM4218655v1, whole genome shotgun sequence genome containing:
- the LOC141133672 gene encoding E3 ubiquitin-protein ligase TRIM39-like, whose protein sequence is MASANLRAELECSVCLNIYTDPVNLRCGHNFCRVCIDRVLNTQEGSGGYSCPECREKFQYRPALHRNITLRNIVENFLSAQPDREESGVFCTYCVDSPVPAVRSCLHCEVSLCDKHLRVHKKSPEHILCDPTLSMESRKCSVHKKILEYYCTEDNTCICVSCSLAGEHRGHQVEMLDEASEKKMETLRNVLQNLLIKREEMEERVQSLQEHRRKVEEKATGDTERVTALFRDLRRRLEDLEKRVLREISGRAERISISIWELEIKKEDLSRKIRHIEELCNMTDPLTVLQESDTGDLCDTEDGDNEDRERHEKLLHDGGGLDVDGISHTLSDIIRGVNVYFYIQGAADILLDVNTAGNNLHISDDRKTVSWSDRKQNRPETPERFQYYSQVLSSRSFSSGRHYWEVDVGGSDIWIVGMCYPSIERGGKQSLIGNNNKSWGLYRNGDQYWVRHDGKVIPLLFNISSNRVRIDLDYEVGRISFYDLCDPIRHLHTFTTTFTEPLHALLYVQRSCIKICGGNRE